The Dehalococcoidia bacterium DNA segment CACGTAGGGAACGGTTTGAATAACCTGATGACCTGAAGGTCACACGAGGTCACTCGATCGTTCCCTACGGATTACCAACAACGTGTCCACCAAAGTAGGTCAACAAAAGCAAATTGCTATCAAATGGAGAGAGGACTATGACCAACGAACCCAAATCTGAACTCAAAGAAGAGCCTAAGCCCATATCAAAAGTCGAGATCAGGCCTGAAGCCACAGCCGGGCCTAAGAAGACTATAACAAAACAACGGAAGAAATGGTTGATCACAGCCATAGTGGTGCTGATTATTGGCGGCTTGGGTATAGTCGTCTGGCAAATATTTGGTAAGGATGACAAAAACGAAGGTCTGGTCAGCGGCAATGGACGCATTGAAGCAGTTGAGATCGACGTCGCCGCCAGAACACCCGGCCGGGTGAAGGATATTCTGGTGCGCGAAGGAGAGTTAGTCGCCGCAGGACAGGTCGTAGCGTTGATGGATACCGAAGTACTGGAAGCCGAGCGCCGGCAGGCCGAAGCACAACTGAAACAGGCGCAGAGCGGGGTTGAAACGGCGCGCAGTCAATTAGTCCAGCGTGAAAGTGAAAAAGAAGCGGCGCTGGCCCTGGTCAGACAGCGCGAAGCCGAACTTAGCGTTGCCCGAAAGCGCGCGCTTCGCTCATCAACTCTCGCTGCTGAGGCGGCGACGTCGCAACAGGAGTCTGATGATGACAGTGCGCGGGTCCAGAGCGCCGTTGCCACCGTCAGCGTAGCTCGCGCCCAACTTGCCGCCGCAGGCGCGACCATTGTAACGGCACGGGCCGGTATTGCCGGCGCGCTGTCGGCCGTTGAAGCCGTAAAGGCGACAGTCGACCGCATCCAGGCCGATATAAAAGACAGTGCGCTCAAGTCGCCCCGCGACGGGCGGGTGCAATACCGCGTAGTCCAGCCGGGTGAGGTGGTCGGCGGCGGCGGCCGGGTGTTGAGTCTGGTTGACTTGAGCGATGTCTATATGACCTTTTTCCTGCCCACAGCCGTAGTGGGGCGAGTCGCACTGGGCACCGAGGTGCGGCTGGTCCTTGATGCCGCTCCTCAGTATGTCATTCCGGCACGGGTGTCGTTTGTGGCCGATATGGCCCAGTTCACCCCGAAAACAGTGGAGACGGCCAGTGAACGCCAGAAGCTGATGTTTCGCGTCCGCGCCCAGATCCCCCCCGAGTTGCTCAGAAAGTATATCACCCAGGTTAAAACCGGATTGCCCGGCATGGCCTATATACGCCTTGATTCCAAAGCCCAGTGGCCGGCTCATTTGCAGGTGAAGGCACAATGATGAGTGAACAAAATCCCGCCGCCGGCCTTTTGCCGCCTGCGGCCCGATTGCATGAAGTCAGTCTGAGCTTCGGCAAGACGTTGGCGCTTGATGCCGTGAGTCTTGATGTCCCGGCCGGCTGCATGGTTGGCTTCATCGGACCGGACGGCGTGGGCAAGTCCACACTATTCTCATTGGTGGCAGGCGCCAGAGCGATCCAGACAGGAAGGATCGAAGTATTAGGCGGCGATATCGCCGACCATCGCCACCGCAGAATCGTTTGCCCGCAGGTGGCCTATATGCCGCAGGGGCTGGGCAGGAATCTCTACGCAACGCTGTCGGTAACCGAAAATCTGGATTTCTTCGCCAGTCTCTTCGGCCACAGCCTGAGCGAGCGTAAACGCCGCATCGATGAGTTGCTTCTCGCCACGGGGCTTACTGCCTTTGCCGACCGACCGGCGGGAAAGCTTTCCGGCGGCATGAAACAGAAACTCGGCCTGTGCTGCGCGCTCATTCACGATCCCGACCTTCTGATCCTCGACGAACCGACAACCGGCGTCGATCCGCTCTCGCGGCGGCAGTTCTGGGAGCTAATCGAACATATCCGCTCCGAGCGACCCGGCATGAGTGTGATCATCGCCACCGCCTATATGGAGGAAGCCGCGCGCTTTGACTGGCTTGTAGCCATGAATGCCGGGCACATACTTGCCACAGGCACTCCAAAGGAGATTCTGACTTTTACGGGCGCCCATACGCTGGAGGCGGCATTTATTGCTCTACTACCACAGGCGCAGCGTGACGGTTACCAACCTGTCATTATCCCCATCCGCGAAACAGACGCCGACAGCGAGATAGCAATCGAAGCCCATGATCTCACGAAGCGCTTTGGTGATTTCACCGCCGTTGATCATGTCAGCTTCAGCATCGGGCGAGGCGAGATTTTCGGTTTTTTGGGATCCAACGGGTGCGGCAAGACAACGACTATGAAGATGTTGACCGGACTCTTGCCGGCCTCTGATGGGCATGCCCTGCTGTTCGGCCATCCCGTGGATCCACATGATCTTGATACGCGACGGCGCGTCGGCTATATGTCGCAGTCGTTTTCACTATACAGTGAGTTGACGGTCAGGCAGAATCTGGTATTGCATGCGCGTTTATTCAAAATGCCGGAAGACCGGATCGGGCCGCGTCTGGAAGAGATGGCGCAGCGTTTCGGCTTGCGCGAGGTGATGGACAGCCTGCCTGACGCCCTGCCGCTGGGTCAGCGTCAGCGATTGTCGCTGGCGGTGGCGATGATCCACGGTCCGGAGATGCTGATTCTTGACGAGCCGACCTCCGGGGTGGACCCGGTGGCGCGCGACGCCTTCTGGCAGATCATGATCGATCTGGCGCGCAAGGATAAG contains these protein-coding regions:
- a CDS encoding HlyD family efflux transporter periplasmic adaptor subunit, which produces MTKQRKKWLITAIVVLIIGGLGIVVWQIFGKDDKNEGLVSGNGRIEAVEIDVAARTPGRVKDILVREGELVAAGQVVALMDTEVLEAERRQAEAQLKQAQSGVETARSQLVQRESEKEAALALVRQREAELSVARKRALRSSTLAAEAATSQQESDDDSARVQSAVATVSVARAQLAAAGATIVTARAGIAGALSAVEAVKATVDRIQADIKDSALKSPRDGRVQYRVVQPGEVVGGGGRVLSLVDLSDVYMTFFLPTAVVGRVALGTEVRLVLDAAPQYVIPARVSFVADMAQFTPKTVETASERQKLMFRVRAQIPPELLRKYITQVKTGLPGMAYIRLDSKAQWPAHLQVKAQ
- the rbbA gene encoding ribosome-associated ATPase/putative transporter RbbA, whose amino-acid sequence is MSEQNPAAGLLPPAARLHEVSLSFGKTLALDAVSLDVPAGCMVGFIGPDGVGKSTLFSLVAGARAIQTGRIEVLGGDIADHRHRRIVCPQVAYMPQGLGRNLYATLSVTENLDFFASLFGHSLSERKRRIDELLLATGLTAFADRPAGKLSGGMKQKLGLCCALIHDPDLLILDEPTTGVDPLSRRQFWELIEHIRSERPGMSVIIATAYMEEAARFDWLVAMNAGHILATGTPKEILTFTGAHTLEAAFIALLPQAQRDGYQPVIIPIRETDADSEIAIEAHDLTKRFGDFTAVDHVSFSIGRGEIFGFLGSNGCGKTTTMKMLTGLLPASDGHALLFGHPVDPHDLDTRRRVGYMSQSFSLYSELTVRQNLVLHARLFKMPEDRIGPRLEEMAQRFGLREVMDSLPDALPLGQRQRLSLAVAMIHGPEMLILDEPTSGVDPVARDAFWQIMIDLARKDKVTIFISTHFMNEACRCDRISLMHAGRVLISDSPAALIAARGVSTLEEAFISYLEEALVRETDGPSAVIAETAAIAPSVEQKAAITNVRPAWFSPRRLLSYTRREALELFRDPIRLTLAMLGSAILMFVIGYGISMDVENLSFAVLDRDQTITSRDYVLNLSGSRYFSEHPPIADYADMDRRMRAGEISLAIEIPPGFARDLKRGTPVAIGAWIDGAMPQRAETVRGYAQGMHAQWLATMARQTSGAAALTEPATIETRFRYNPDVKSLVAMVPAVIPLLLMLIPAILTALSVVREKELGSIVNLYVTPVT